A window from Zingiber officinale cultivar Zhangliang chromosome 7A, Zo_v1.1, whole genome shotgun sequence encodes these proteins:
- the LOC122000763 gene encoding E3 ubiquitin-protein ligase DA2-like, with protein sequence MGNKIGKKRQVVDEKYTRLQGLYQHIDIDHKRLRKLILDSKLAAFYPGLDDHSLNLEECPMCFLYYPSLNRSRCCVKGMCTVFSSDETIAFHSPNTNLDLYLSWKISHL encoded by the exons ATGGGGAATAAGATCGGGAAAAAGAGGCAAGTGGTAGATGAGAAGTATACAAGACTGCAGGGGCTGTATCAGCACATAGACATCGATCATAAGAGGCTGAGGAAGCTCATTCTTGATTCCAAATTGGCAGCTTTCTACCCAGGTCTCGATGACCACTCTTTAAATCTGGAAGAGTGTCCCATGTGCTTTCTG TATTATCCAAGTCTTAACCGATCCAGGTGTTGCGTGAAAGGCATGTGCACAG TGTTTTCTTCAGATGAAACCATCGCATTCCACTCGCCCAACACA AACCTTGATCTCTACTTGAGTTGGAAGATATCCCATTTGTAA
- the LOC121999856 gene encoding gibberellin 2-beta-dioxygenase 1-like, whose amino-acid sequence MLKSPPPTRVLTMAGLKENSFFPGVPVITLSDPDAETLLVRACEDLGFFRVTNHGIPMELIARLEEEIMQFFARPAAEKELAGKANPFGYGSKSIGNNGDVGWVEYLLIEITSKSLSMDFLMKPSASSLRSALNDYTLEMRKLACQILEMMAHGLGIEPRDAFSKLVMDEESDSMLRVNYYPPCPMIQEQNRFMTGFGEHTDPQLISVLRSNETAGLEISLRDGSWVPVLPNPESFFINVGDSLQVLTNGRFRSVRHRVLTKGLKSRVSMIYFGGPPPGERLAPLPLLIAEGEQSQYREFTWHEYKSCAYKTVLVDSRLDQFQKRDCIAERSDDALDFFAKRL is encoded by the exons ATGCTTAAATCTCCTCCTCCAACTCGTGTCTTGACCATGGCAGGTCTAAAGGAAAACAGCTTCTTCCCCGGTGTCCCTGTGATCACCCTCTCGGATCCGGATGCCGAGACTCTACTTGTGAGAGCCTGCGAAGATCTCGGGTTCTTCAGGGTCACCAACCATGGAATCCCCATGGAGCTCATTGCGAGGCTGGAGGAGGAGATTATGCAGTTCTTTGCCAGGCCGGCGGCTGAGAAGGAGCTCGCCGGCAAGGCAAACCCCTTCGGTTACGGAAGCAAGAGCATAGGGAACAATGGAGATGTAGGATGGGTGGAGTACCTCCTCATAGAGATCACTTCCAAGTCCCTCTCCATGGACTTCCTCATGAAGCCCTCTGCGAGCTCTTTACG CTCTGCTTTGAATGATTATACATTGGAAATGAGAAAACTGGCATGCCAGATTCTAGAGATGATGGCTCACGGTCTCGGGATCGAGCCAAGGGATGCGTTCAGTAAATTGGTGATGGACGAGGAGAGTGATTCTATGCTGAGAGTGAACTATTACCCTCCATGCCCAATGATTCAAGAGCAAAACAGATTCATGACCGGGTTCGGGGAGCACACTGATCCACAGCTCATCTCTGTGTTGAGATCGAATGAAACTGCTGGTTTGGAGATCTCCTTGAGAGATGGCAGCTGGGTCCCTGTCCTCCCTAACCCAGAATCCTTCTTCATCAACGTTGGTGATTCCTTACAG GTGCTGACAAATGGGAGATTCAGGAGCGTGAGACACAGGGTGTTGACCAAGGGATTGAAGTCGAGGGTGTCGATGATCTACTTTGGCGGTCCGCCGCCGGGGGAGAGGCTGGCGCCGCTGCCGTTGCTCATTGCGGAGGGAGAACAGAGCCAGTACAGGGAGTTCACCTGGCACGAGTACAAGAGCTGCGCCTACAAGACAGTGCTTGTCGACAGCAGGCTCGACCAGTTCCAGAAGCGAGATTGCATAGCAGAGAGATCTGATGATGCCTTGGATTTCTTTGCGAAACGTTTATGA